A single window of Zea mays cultivar B73 chromosome 10, Zm-B73-REFERENCE-NAM-5.0, whole genome shotgun sequence DNA harbors:
- the LOC118473590 gene encoding anthranilate synthase beta subunit 1, chloroplastic, whose product MAACSHLAAAGGSSPAAAAVVRSPAHSSAAAAFARLRSTLRFSSAGLSVKGSRATFPWVAAAGPAAAAPVADLDGRPATEKQPIIVIDNYDSFTYNLCQYMGELGLNFEVYRNDELTIEDVKRKNPRGILISPGPGEPQDSGISLQTVLELGPTIPIFGVCMGLQCIGEAFGGKIIRAPSGVMHGKSSPVYYDEELGKALFNGLPNPFTAARYHSLVIEKETFPHDALEATAWTEDGLIMAARHKKYKHIQGVQFHPESIITPEGKKIILNFVRFIEELEKQRS is encoded by the exons ATGGCCGCCTGCTCCCACCTCGCCGCCGCGGGTGGCTcttcccctgccgccgccgcagtGGTTCGTTCCCCGGCGCATTCCTCAGCCGCCGCCGCCTTCGCGCGCCTCCGGTCGACGCTGC GTTTCTCGAGCGCCGGCCTGTCGGTTAAGGGAAGCAGGGCGACTTTCCCGTGggtcgccgccgcggggccggccgcggcggcgccggTGGCCGACCTGGACGGCCGCCCAGCCACGGAGAAGCAGCCCATCATTGTCATCGATAACTACGACAGCTTCACCTACAACCTCTGCCAG TATATGGGGGAGCTTGGATTGAACTTCGAAGTATACCGCAATGATGAACTGACCATAGAAGATGTAAAGAG GAAGAACCCAAGAGGAATACTTATTTCTCCAGGGCCTG GTGAACCACAAGATTCAGGGATATCATTGCAGACTGTTCTTGAATTAGGCCCAACCATCCCAATTTTCGGAGTTTGCATGGGCCTGCAGTGCATTGGGGAGGCATTTGGAG GAAAGATTATCCGTGCTCCTTCTGGAGTGATGCATGGGAAAAGCTCTCCAGTTTATTACGACGAGGAATTAGGAAAGGCATTATTCAATGGCTTGCCAAA CCCTTTTACAGCGGCGAGGTACCACAGCTTAGTCATTGAGAAAGAAACCTTCCCACATGATGCTTTGGAGGCTACCGCATGGACTGAAGATGGACTCATCATGGCTGCTCGCCACAAGAAGTACAAACACATCCAG GGTGTCCAGTTCCATCCGGAGAGCATCATCACCCCTGAAGGCAAGAAAATCATCCTCAACTTTGTCAGATTCATtgaggagctggagaagcagCGTTCCTAA